From the genome of Spinacia oleracea cultivar Varoflay chromosome 2, BTI_SOV_V1, whole genome shotgun sequence, one region includes:
- the LOC110777021 gene encoding uncharacterized protein, with amino-acid sequence MKVTVLKLQKLPDWLPSHETFCHRVPSYGTWGGHCTSFLKLRVNPSDYTSLDLWISGEKLTLGKSNVLDHLGQQRTKGSQPWMVAILLLCHYNDRNFDVRVQDTDETNYMDLVDDLFDDSIKQDVLIPDLFRLFYVNPSTNKRVELLNDVGLMGMWGLFKRTDTVEIWIEKANEKETSIQFRTAVKKRKDRKERKAAELRRKAEEFEREREEERRRLEREAEIQRDLEEQLANTVAVEVPVYDVEDLSVEYVRVYSSQHADCLSPGEQQQHQPTEQQQQHQTEHQPDQTPPPNRAELNKGRGFRISRSHAKKTGEFVPKKRGGRPAGSRVRKPTAYNVEEEEQWDDESDDENFEESESDSETGFNSYDFIDEEIEEDEEQDVLKEVISERSFEDHLDGSNKLDNLYANGKVVGSMPWGTIKLQPWMIFQSKTHFMEVFRDFCIQEGFVVSVEKADTTRFTAMYLVESCNWRIHACVLLDGVSWAIKTLVSEHKSCGRLEENPMVTSQWLCTKLLPGIEANPEIPIKTLQRKALGIYRVQVKQRLMYKVRSLGRQQIYGGFDESYALLPSYAEMIKSTNPGSYALVTWTADSGNVTPRFKACFFSFAAQVRGFLRGCRPIIGIDGAHLSGYYKGILLTAVAIDGNNEIFPLAYSIVTTESMDTWSYFFRSLKALFVQHGCQRDDWTFISDRMRGVESALYDVFPKAVRRVCAQHLYTNCRQAGYSGTAFHDLFWVAADAYNPYVFNKAMEKIGKLIPEAVGYLDKVPEQWSRHKFDVGVTCDHNTTNFVESFNACTKPFRDLPVLSLLEEIRSWCMTKIGARFDKAVDIGPDQLTPYATKELEERSADSRFCYATNAGGGEFEVLDGHVKFPIRLAARVCGCGKWQGCGIPCKHAIRVIYHQRLNPTDFVSPYFKGAAYKLTYSEHIHPMPDSTQWPTFELPRILPPLMRRAAGRPAKQRRRGAHEKKRGKRNTTVKCGKCKQIGHNSRTCKGGSTAKQRKESAAAAAGSAGASTSGARKRKAPTSNASSSKKSKAA; translated from the exons ATGAAG GTAACGGTATTAAAGCTACAAAAGTTACCTGATTGGCTACCATCACATGAGACATTCTGCCATCGTGTCCCCTCTTATGGCACTTGGGGCGGGCACTGTACTTCTTTCCTGAAGTTGCGGGTTAATCCCTCTGACTACACCTCATTGGACTTGTGGATTTCAGGTGAGAAGCTAACTCTTGGGAAGTCAAATGTGCTTGACCATCTAGGGCAACAAAGGACTAAAGGTTCACAACCTTG GATGGTCGCAATTTTGTTGTTATGTCATTATAATGATCGGAATTTTGATGTGAGGGTACAAGATACTGATGAAACGAACTACATGGATTTGGTTGATGACTTGTTTGATGATTCTATTAAGCAAGATGTTCTGATTCCCGAtttatttagattgttttatgtTAATCCTAGTACGAATAAAAGAGTAGAATTGTTGAATGATGTTGGTTTGATGGGCATGTGGGGTTTATTTAAGCGCACAGATACTGTGGAAATATGGATAGAGAAGGCAAATGAGAAGGAAACTTCAATCCAATTTAGGACTGCAGTTAAGAAAAGGAAGGATAGGAAGGAAAGGAAGGCTGCAGAACTTAGAAGGAAAGCTGAGGAGTTTGAGAGGGAGAGGGAAGAGGAAAGGAGAAGGTTAGAAAGGGAGGCTGAGATTCAAAGGGATTTGGAGGAGCAATTGGCAAACACAGTGGCAGTTGAGGTGCCTGTGTATGATGTTGAGGATTTAAGCGTAGAGTACGTACGTGTTTACAGCTCACAACATGCTGACTGCCTTTCCCCGGGAG aaCAACAGCAACACCAACCCACagaacagcagcaacaacatcaaacaGAACACCAGCCAGATCAGACACCCCCTCCTAACAGGGCTGAGTTAAACAAAGGGAGGGGTTTCAGAATTTCCAGAAGTCATGCTAAGAAGACGGGTGAGTTTGTTCCTAAGAAGAGGGGGGGAAGGCCTGCTGGTTCAAGGGTGAGGAAACCCACTGCATACAATGTGGAGGAAGAAGAGCAATGGGATGATGAAAGTGATGATGAAAATTTTGAGGAGAGTGAGAGTGATAGTGAAACTGGTTTCAACTCCTACGATTTCATTGACGAAGaaattgaagaagatgaagaacaaGATGTTCTTAAGGAGGTAATTTCTGAGAGAAGTTTTGAGGATCATTTAGATGGGAGTAATAAGCTGGATAATTTGTATGCAAATGGGAAAGTTGTGGGAAGCATGCCATGGGGGACTATCAAGTTGCAACCATGGATGATATTCCAAAGCAAGACACACTTCATGGAGGTCTTCAGAGACTTCTGTATTCAAGAGGGATTTGTTGTGAGTGTTGAAAAGGCTGATACAACCAGATTCACTGCAATGTATCTGGTTGAGTCATGCAATTGGAGGATCCATGCCTGTGTGTTGTTGGATGGGGTCAGTTGGGCCATTAAAACTCTTGTCAGTGAGCACAAGTCTTGTGGGAGACTTGAGGAGAATCCCATGGTGACATCTCAGTGGCTATGCACCAAACTACTTCCTGGCATTGAAGCAAATCCAGAAATCCCAATTAAGACACTTCAAAGAAAGGCATTGGGGATTTATAGGGTACAAGTGAAACAGAGGTTGATGTACAAGGTGAGAAGCCTCGGGAGGCAGCAAATTTATGGAGGTTTTGATGAGTCATATGCCCTTTTACCATCCTATGCTGAAATGATCAAATCTACCAATCCTGGGAGTTATGCCTTGGTCACTTGGACTGCAGATTCTGGTAACGTGACACCCCGTTTCAAGGCTTGCTTTTTCTCCTTTGCTGCACAAGTTAGGGGTTTCTTAAGAGGTTGTAGGCCTATCATAGGCATTGATGGTGCACATTTGAGTGGATACTATAAGGGAATTCTCCTCACTGCAGTTGCTATCGATGggaataatgagatttttcCATTAGCCTATAGCATTGTGACTACGGAGAGTATGGACACATGGTCCTATTTTTTCAGAAGTTTGAAGGCTTTGTTTGTTCAACATGGGTGCCAGAGGGATGACTGGACTTTTATTAGTGACAGAATGAGG GGAGTAGAATCTGCTTTGTATGATGTTTTCCCCAAAGCAGTCAGGAGGGTCTGTGCTCAGCATCTGTATACCAACTGCAGACAAGCTGGATACAGTGGCACAGCCTTCCATGACTTGTTCTGGGTTGCTGCTGATGCATACAATCCATATGTCTTCAACAAAGCCATGGAAAAGATTGGCAAACTCATCCCAGAAGCAGTGGGATATCTTGACAAAGTGCCTGAACAGTGGTCCAGACACAAGTTTGATGTTGGGGTCACTTGTGATCACAACACCACCAACTTTGTGGAATCCTTCAACGCGTGTACCAAACCCTTTAGGGATCTTCCTGTTTTGTCACTTCTTGAAG AAATAAGGTCTTGGTGCATGACGAAGATCGGGGCCAGATTTGATAAAGCTGTTGACATTGGACCCGATCAATTGACGCCATATGCTACTAAGGAGCTTGAAGAGAGGAGTGCTGACTCGAGGTTCTGTTATGCAACTAATGCTGGGGGGGGTGAATTTGAGGTTTTAGATGGTCATGTGAAGTTCCCTATTAGGCTTGCTGCTAGAGTTTGTGGTTGTGGGAAATGGCAAGGGTGTGGTATACCTTGCAAGCATGCTATTAGGGTAATATACCATCAAAGACTCAATCCTACAGATTTTGTTTCTCCTTACTTCAAAGGGGCAGCCTATAAGCTCACATACTCAGAGCATATTCACCCCATGCCTGACTCAACACAGTGGCCTACATTTGAGCTACCTAGGATTCTTCCCCCACTAATGAGAAGGGCAGCTGGCAGACCAGCCAAGCAGAGAAGAAGAGGTGCTCATGAGAAGAAGAGGGGGAAAAGAAACACCACTGTCAAGTGTGGGAAATGCAAGCAAATTGGGCATAACTCAAGAACCTGTAAAGGAGGTTCCACTGCAAAACAGAGGAAAGAATCTGCTGCAGCTGCTGCTGGTTCTGCTGGTGCATCAACATCTGGTGCTAGGAAGAGGAAGGCTCCAACATCTAATGCATCGAGCAGCAAGAAGTCCAAAGCTGCATAA
- the LOC110779070 gene encoding uncharacterized mitochondrial protein AtMg00810-like translates to MSSCKPSSTPVDTKSKVSAYSGAPFEDPTLYRSLAGALQYFTFTRPDISYAIQQICLHMHSPTDDHMQNLKRIVRYIQGTLDYGLHLYPSSVTDLISYTDVDWGGCPDTRRSTSGYCVFLGDNLISWSSKRQPTLSRSSAEAVYRGVAMLSPSLVRSETYFWNSIFRFVRLLWFIVIM, encoded by the coding sequence ATGTCATCTTGTAAGCCATCTTCGACTCCCGTCGAcacaaaatcaaaggttagtgcttATTCTGGTGCTCCATTTGAGGATCCTACACTTTATCGTAGTTTGGCAGGTGCCCTACAATACTTTACGTTCAccagacctgacatttcttatGCGATACAACAAATTTGCTTACACATGCATTCTCCGACAGATGATCATATGCAGAATCTTAAGAGAATTGTCCGTTACATTCAGGGTACTCTTGATTATGGTTTACATCTATACCCGTCTTCGGTTACTGATCTTATCTCTTATACTGATGTTGATTGGGGTGGATGCCCTGACACTCGACGGTCCACATCGGGCTATTGTGTTTTCTTGGGAGATAATCTCATATCATGGTCGTCCAAGCGACAACCAACTTTGTCTCGGTCTAGTGCTGAAGCAGTGTATCGGGGAGTGGCTATGTTGTCTCCGAGTCTTGTTAGATCCGAAACCTACTTTTGGAACTCCATTTTCCGGTTCGTAAGGCTACTTTGGTTTATTGTGATAATGTAA
- the LOC110780068 gene encoding uncharacterized protein: MADSKFHPALAVSNIKNHVSIVLEMETDNYEAWVELFKLHARSHRVLAHIIPPADGKEPPRTTKDEKELWSTLDAIVLQWIYVTISTGLFLTVIEPDSTAMEAWDRLRELFQDNCNSCALAIEHDFSHVKMRDYPNVPAYCQRLKSLSDQLKSIGAPDSGSRLVLQRVLGLSEAYKTVGTNIRQSKPLPSFTESCSSLRLEEKALAEMYEDSQSAMVAASSREFDDSPSYGEHSGHNKGRNKHSKGHNSGKKNGGGGRGNGGGKSGRGGGGRGNGGNPAALPVQ, from the coding sequence ATGGCCGACTCTAAATTCCATCCGGCTCTTGCCGTCTCGAATATCAAGAACCACGTCTCCATTGTTCTTGAGATGGAAACGGACAACTACGAGGCCTGGGTCGAGTTATTTAAGCTTCATGCACGATCACATAGGGTTCTTGCCCATATCATTCCTCCGGCAGATGGGAAAGAACCACCCCGTACGACCAAGGACGAGAAGGAATTGTGGTCCACGCTTGATGCTATTGTCCTCCAATGGATTTATGTTACAATCTCGACTGGTCTGTTTCTCACTGTGATTGAACCCGACTCCACGGCTATGGAAGCATGGGATAGGCTACGTGAATTGTTTCAAGACAACTGTAACTCTTGCGCATTGGCTATTGAGCATGATTTCTCTCATGTCAAAATGCGGGATTACCCTAATGTGCCGGCATATTGTCAACGCCTGAAGTCCTTGTCAGATCAGTTAAAGAGTATTGGTGCTCCTGATTCTGGAAGCCGTCTTGTGCTGCAACGTGTTTTGGGTCTTAGCGAAGCCTACAAGACTGTTGGTACCAACATCAGACAAAGCAAACCACTGCCCTCTTTTACAGAATCTTGCTCAAGTCTTCGTCTGGAAGAAAAAGCGTTGGCTGAGATGTACGAGGACTCTCAGTCCGCTATGGTGGCTGCGTCTTCGAGGGAGTTTGATGACTCCCCTTCTTATGGTGAGCATTCGGGTCATAATAAGGGACGCAACAAGCACTCTAAAGGGCACAATTCTGGTAAGAAAAACGGTGGTGGTGGTCGTGGTAACGGCGGCGGCAAGTCTGGCCGCGGCGGTGGTGGCCGTGGCAACGGCGGGAATCCGGCAGCGCTTCCGGTGCAGTAG
- the LOC110779071 gene encoding uncharacterized protein encodes MTFIFNWPTQHAGFPNSLANRSCPKLVLIDASNLPKGLDSTMDRKWMLARRTSDEYEKGVEEFITFAIDHAEDASRILCPCINCNNMVRHNVEDVRIHLVVNGIIQTYKCWIKHGETLEDFPSYVSNEMYGEMYGDTENNETEADEMEEDLDVDCLEEMTHILGQNIEGGSEMFETLSNDAKTPLYPGCTKFSKLSAVLKLYNLKARGGVPDDIFTGFLKLVKEMLPAENVLPDQNYEARKMLSSVSMGYEKIHACPNDCILYRKEYASLENCPECNNPRYKKKKVPSKDMWYFPIVPRFRRLISIAEEAKKLTWHADERLKDGLLRHPADSPQWIKIDNDFEDFGSEDRNLRLALATDGMNPFGNQSCNHSTWPVIWMIYNLCPDLIMKRKYMMLTMLISGPKQPGNDIDVYLAPLIEDLKKMWDSGIQVFDAHRNENFNLKALLYGTINDFPAYGNLAGYSVKGYENVYPGFLKFSLIDHQYRRWKKAFNGETEEGTPPVPPSGDEILEKMQKLDVKLGKLNAKNVPSTGHKKLSIFFDLPYWRTLM; translated from the exons ATGACCTTCATATTCAACTGGCCAACTCAGCATGCTGGATTTCCAAACTCATTAGCTAACAGAAGCTGTCCTAAGTTGGTGCTGATTGATGCATCAAATCTCCCTAAAGGCTTAGACT CAACAATGGATCGAAAATGGATGCTTGCTAGGCGTACTAGTGATGAATATGAGAAAGGGGTGGAGGAATTTATTACATTTGCTATTGATCATGCTGAAGATGCGAGTCGTATTTTGTGTCCATGTATCAATTGCAACAACATGGTCCGACATAACGTTGAGGATGTGAGAATCCATTTGGTGGTGAACGGAATTATTCAAACATACAAGTGTTGGATAAAACATGGTGAGACATTAGAGGATTTTCCTTCTTATGTGAGTAATGAGATGTATGGTGAGATGTATGGTGACACAGAAAATAATGAAACAGAAGCTGATGAAATGGAAGAGGATTTGGATGTGGATTGTTTAGAAGAAATGACACATATTTTAGGGCAGAACATTGAAGGTGGTTCTGAAATGTTTGAGACCTTGAGTAATGATGCAAAGACACCGTTGTACCCTGGGTGTACTAAATTTAGCAAATTATCTGCTGTGCTAAAGCTTTATAACCTGAAAGCACGTGGTGGAGTGCCCGATGATATTTTCACAGGCTTTCTTAAATTGGTGAAAGAGATGCTGCCTGCTGAGAATGTTCTTCCTGATCAAAATTATGAGGCAAGGAAGATGTTAAGCTCCGTCAGCATGGGTTATGAAAAAATCCACGCATGCCCTAATGATTGCATTTTATATCGAAAGGAATATGCATCATTAGAAAATTGCCCAGAGTGTAATAATCCACGGTACAAGAAAAAAAAGGTTCCATCCAAGGATATGTGGTATTTTCCAATAGTACCCAGATTTAGACGCCTAATTAGCATTGCAGAAGAGGCAAAGAAATTGACATGGCATGCAGATGAGAGATTGAAAGATGGTTTACTTAGACACCCAGCCGATTCTCCACAATGGATCAAGATTGACAATGACTTTGAAGATTTTGGGAGTGAAGATAGAAATTTGCGTCTCGCCCTTGCCACTGATGGGATGAATCCTTTTGGTAATCAGAGTTGCAATCACAGTACATGGCCAGTGATTTGGATGATCTATAACCTTTGTCCTGACTTGATAATGAAACGAAAGTATATGATGCTGACCATGTTAATTTCAGGCCCGAAACAACCGGGAAACGACATAGATGTGTATTTGGCACCATTAATTGAAGATTTAAAGAAGATGTGGGATTCGGGTATACAAGTTTTTGATGCTCATCGCAATGAGAATTTTAATCTGAAAGCCTTGCTTTATGGAACAATAAACGATTTTCCAGCATATGGAAATTTGGCGGGATATAGTGTTAAAGGATATGAG AATGTCTACCCGGGATTTCTCAAATTTTCGCTTATTGACCATCAATATCGAAGGTGGAAAAAAGCTTTTAATGGGGAAACTGAAGAAGGTACTCCTCCAGTGCCGCCATCAGGAGATGAAATACTTGAGAAAATGCAGAAGTTGGATGTTAAGCTTGGGAAGTTGAACGCAAAAAATGTTCCCAGTACCGGGCACAAAAAGTTGTCAATATTCTTTGACCTTCCGTACTGGAGGACCTTGATGTGA